The following are encoded together in the Streptomyces flavofungini genome:
- a CDS encoding ATP-binding protein, protein MTTDDEEVILRRPRHPRSASRAWQALRKSLAGWGASGIEDAAPVVLSELLTNDLRHAHGTRGRDVETRFARLGSGAAQIGVHDAASELPVMRPYDPCAESGRGLPLVAALAEEWGTTARNGPGKRGWAELRTPSPPP, encoded by the coding sequence CACGGCATCCACGCTCCGCGAGCAGAGCGTGGCAGGCGCTGCGGAAGAGCCTGGCCGGCTGGGGCGCGTCGGGCATCGAGGACGCGGCGCCCGTCGTGCTCTCCGAGCTACTGACCAACGACCTGCGTCACGCCCACGGCACGCGTGGCCGGGACGTCGAGACCCGCTTCGCCCGCCTCGGAAGCGGTGCCGCGCAGATCGGAGTACACGATGCCGCAAGCGAGTTGCCGGTCATGCGGCCGTACGACCCTTGCGCGGAGAGCGGCCGAGGGCTGCCGCTGGTCGCCGCCCTCGCCGAGGAGTGGGGCACGACCGCGCGGAACGGCCCCGGCAAGCGGGGCTGGGCCGAGCTACGCACGCCCTCGCCACCCCCGTGA
- a CDS encoding TetR/AcrR family transcriptional regulator C-terminal domain-containing protein produces MVKVATTRLDRRRVARVALGLLNETGLDGLTLRAIAKELDVKAPALYWHFKDKQALLDEMATEMVRGAAADLAGTPDADWRTTVTTAMRALRRMLLRYRDGAKVYSGTYFTDTSYAAPVEAQLRRLTEAGFTPAAAARALLTLTSYTIGYVIEEQATGPRPGAEGAGGTGGEGGQGSEGYDLVARAERLKDYPLAAAAGEEMFRRYEEGFEAGLAAVVAGVGVTLRNG; encoded by the coding sequence ATTGTCAAGGTGGCTACGACACGACTGGACCGGCGGCGGGTGGCGCGCGTCGCGCTCGGCCTCCTGAACGAGACCGGCCTCGACGGCCTGACCCTGCGCGCCATCGCCAAGGAACTGGACGTCAAGGCCCCGGCCCTGTACTGGCACTTCAAGGACAAGCAGGCGCTGCTCGACGAGATGGCGACGGAGATGGTGCGCGGCGCCGCGGCCGACCTCGCGGGCACGCCGGACGCCGACTGGCGGACCACTGTCACGACGGCGATGCGCGCCTTGCGCCGCATGCTGCTGCGCTACCGCGACGGCGCGAAGGTCTACAGCGGCACGTACTTCACGGACACCTCGTACGCGGCCCCCGTGGAGGCCCAGCTGCGCCGCCTCACGGAGGCGGGCTTCACCCCGGCCGCGGCGGCCCGCGCCCTGCTGACCCTGACGAGCTACACCATCGGTTACGTCATCGAGGAGCAGGCCACGGGGCCGCGCCCGGGCGCGGAGGGAGCGGGCGGCACGGGCGGCGAGGGCGGCCAGGGCAGCGAGGGGTACGACCTGGTCGCGCGCGCCGAGCGCCTGAAGGACTATCCGCTGGCGGCGGCCGCCGGCGAGGAGATGTTCCGGCGGTACGAGGAGGGCTTCGAGGCGGGGCTCGCGGCGGTGGTGGCCGGGGTCGGGGTGACGCTGCGGAACGGGTGA
- a CDS encoding FAD-dependent monooxygenase, with translation MALNSVKATGGNPQESPTAESPVTPTTEVLVVGAGPTGLTLACDLARRGVRALVVERAAGLFPGSRGKGVQPRTLEVFDDLGVAGAILAAGGAPPVGMVWQGGEQQGEYRMFDEPEPTDSAPYAGPVLVPQWRTQEILYARLTELGGSVAFGTEVTGITQDADGVTARLAGGGTVRAAYVVAADGGRSAVRRALGIGMTGETVDPQPMLVADIRIADGALDRNNWHVFPPPGTHPSEGAASGGDFAAICPLPGIADFQLVARFTGGAEPDLSPDGVREAVAARTHLAAADVTEVRWASDFRPRAALADTFRAGRVLLAGDAAHVHSPAGGQGLNTSVQDAYNLGWKLGAVLRHGADAGLLDTYEEERRAVAARMLELSTRIHHGTDRRGAATRQLGLGYRDSSLSLDTSLDTSTATSDTAPRAGDRAPDAPLGAGRLFDALRGPHFTLLAVATDAELPPLNGEMARVRRTADCAPYGPGLHLIRPDGYIAWTGQDEEGLRKYLTSTKLEVLGSRA, from the coding sequence ATGGCACTTAACAGCGTTAAGGCAACGGGTGGAAACCCTCAGGAATCACCTACAGCGGAGTCGCCGGTGACGCCGACGACCGAGGTCCTGGTCGTCGGCGCCGGCCCCACCGGCCTGACCCTCGCCTGCGACCTGGCGCGCCGGGGCGTGCGCGCTCTCGTGGTGGAGCGGGCGGCGGGCCTCTTCCCCGGTTCGCGCGGCAAGGGCGTGCAGCCGCGCACGCTGGAGGTCTTCGACGACCTCGGGGTGGCGGGGGCGATCCTGGCGGCGGGCGGGGCGCCGCCGGTCGGCATGGTGTGGCAGGGCGGCGAACAGCAGGGCGAGTACCGCATGTTCGACGAGCCGGAGCCGACGGACTCGGCGCCGTACGCGGGTCCGGTGCTCGTGCCGCAGTGGCGCACGCAGGAGATCCTGTACGCCCGCCTGACCGAGCTCGGCGGATCGGTCGCCTTCGGCACGGAGGTCACCGGGATCACGCAGGACGCGGACGGGGTCACGGCGCGCCTGGCGGGCGGCGGCACGGTCCGCGCGGCGTACGTGGTCGCCGCCGACGGCGGCCGCTCCGCCGTGCGGCGCGCGCTCGGCATCGGCATGACCGGGGAGACCGTGGACCCGCAGCCCATGCTCGTCGCCGACATCCGCATCGCCGACGGCGCGCTCGACCGGAACAACTGGCACGTGTTCCCGCCGCCCGGCACCCACCCGTCCGAAGGTGCCGCGAGCGGCGGCGACTTCGCGGCGATCTGCCCGTTGCCGGGGATCGCGGACTTCCAGCTGGTCGCCCGGTTCACCGGCGGCGCCGAGCCCGACCTGTCCCCCGACGGCGTGCGCGAGGCGGTGGCCGCGCGCACGCATCTGGCCGCCGCCGACGTCACCGAGGTCCGCTGGGCCTCCGACTTCCGGCCGCGCGCCGCCCTCGCGGACACCTTCCGCGCGGGCCGCGTCCTGCTCGCGGGCGACGCGGCGCACGTGCACTCCCCCGCGGGCGGCCAGGGCCTGAACACCAGCGTGCAGGACGCCTACAACCTGGGCTGGAAGCTGGGCGCGGTGCTGCGGCACGGGGCGGACGCGGGGCTGCTCGACACGTACGAGGAGGAGCGGCGGGCGGTCGCAGCACGGATGCTGGAGCTGTCCACGCGCATCCACCACGGCACCGACCGGCGCGGCGCGGCCACCCGCCAACTCGGCCTGGGCTACCGGGACTCGTCGCTCTCCCTCGACACCTCCCTCGACACGTCGACGGCCACCTCGGACACCGCACCACGGGCGGGTGACCGCGCCCCCGACGCCCCGCTCGGCGCCGGACGCCTCTTCGACGCCCTCCGCGGCCCGCACTTCACGCTGCTCGCGGTGGCCACGGACGCCGAACTCCCGCCGCTGAACGGCGAGATGGCACGCGTACGGCGCACAGCCGACTGCGCCCCCTACGGACCCGGTCTTCACCTGATCCGCCCGGACGGATACATCGCCTGGACCGGACAGGACGAAGAAGGCCTCAGGAAGTATTTGACCTCAACCAAACTTGAGGTCCTAGGTTCAAGGGCATGA
- a CDS encoding MarR family winged helix-turn-helix transcriptional regulator, whose amino-acid sequence MTNTNANTIAVATATTATTTARTKPPFAPSHSDADLVHQPIGYWSSAAAKAVVHHIRTMLAENGLTQPQWWVLNQLVGHENGRDRKDVVQVLRGYLEFGEGPLEHDIDSLIRRGLLTQAPDVPDAPLRLTDAGEELRNRVAALQERTRAEIHEGIDDADYIQALKVLQRMIHNVDGQAWHH is encoded by the coding sequence ATGACGAACACGAATGCGAACACGATCGCCGTCGCCACCGCGACCACCGCCACGACCACCGCCCGGACGAAGCCCCCCTTCGCCCCGTCCCACAGTGACGCCGACCTGGTCCACCAGCCCATCGGCTACTGGAGTTCCGCGGCGGCCAAGGCCGTCGTCCACCACATCCGCACCATGCTCGCCGAGAACGGGCTGACCCAGCCCCAGTGGTGGGTCCTGAACCAGCTCGTCGGCCACGAGAACGGCCGCGACCGCAAGGATGTCGTCCAAGTCCTGCGCGGCTACCTGGAGTTCGGCGAGGGGCCGCTGGAGCACGACATCGACTCCCTGATCCGTCGCGGCCTGCTCACCCAGGCCCCGGACGTCCCGGATGCCCCGCTGCGCCTCACGGACGCGGGCGAGGAGCTGCGGAACCGGGTCGCGGCGCTGCAGGAGCGCACCCGTGCGGAGATCCATGAGGGCATCGACGACGCCGATTACATACAAGCCCTGAAGGTCCTCCAGCGCATGATCCACAACGTGGACGGGCAGGCCTGGCACCACTGA